The sequence GCCCTCTTTCAGGTGCTTGATGTAGGTGGTGTAGTCATCGTTCCACCCGGCGTATGCTGCATTTTGGCGCTTATCCTCCAGCTGCACATGGTTCTTAATGTACTGCCCCACATAGAGCGATACTTTTTTGGCGCCGTAGCAGTTCAGGTGGTTGCCGGCGTCCCGGCTGTCCGTTTTCCAGCTAAAGCCGATCTCCTTGCGTTTCAGATCCAAATCCAGGAACGGAATGCCGTTTTTCTTGGCATAATCATTCACCGCATTGTGGCGGGCATAGGTCCAGGTGGTTTGGGACGGCACCTGCACCAAAATCAGCTGGGCACCGTTCTTTTTGCACAGCGCATTCAGCTCGTCCAGCTTGCGCACAAACAGCGGATTGATCTCGTCTCGCTTTTTGGTCTTTTTGATATATTCCTTGCCCCGATACGGCACCTTGGCACCGGACACAAACTGCCCCTTGGAGGCAAAGCGGGCAGAGTAGGACTTGCGCTTAACCGCCATCTTGGGGTCAAACTGCTTCCACCGATCGTGGTACTCCAGCACGCTGAACTGGTTGAGCATCTGCTTACGCGCATCCCGGGCAATCACTTGAACAGAGTTGGAGTTGGTGTACAGCTGATCCGTTTCCAGGATCACCACCTTGGGCTTTTGGGTTTTTAAGCAATTCTCCACCGCGCGAATAGATTCGCCGATCAGCTGCTTGCCGGTACCGCTGACATAAGAGGTAAAGCCGTAGTTTTTCCACATTTCCATAGGCGAAAAACCGCTGTAAGCATCACTGTTGCCTACAATAAACACATCCAGCGTGTCCTTCTCCAGCGACAGATAGCCGCTGGCGTTGGGGTTCACGAACCCGGCTGCGTCATCATTGTTCTTCGGCTCCAATAGAAAGGAAATACCGTAGAGCAAAAGCAGCAAAATCAAAATAAAGGACACCAGGCGGGTGCAATTTTTCAATATCAACTTAGTCTTTGCAGTCATCATGCACCCCTCCTTAGAATTGACCGTAAATAGGCGCTACCGTTTCATAGCCGGTACCGTAGGCGCCAAAGACGATCACGCCGATAATCAGCGCCAAGAACACCGCATACCGCAGCACTACCGGACGGCGAGCCAGCTCCGTGCGAATGGTGTGGCCCTTCTCTTGCAGCACCTCTACAATGCCTACCACCAGCACGCCGATACCCATAATCAGGAAATCCTGCCAGTCGTTACCCAGAGACAGCACCGTGCCGTTGGTTAAGCAAGCGCCGTCAAAATCCGTAAAGATACGCGCCAGGCTCTGGCCCCACTGGGGAATGGTGTGGCAGCGGAACAGCATCATGCCCACATTGACGATCAGGAAAGTACGCACCATCTGGAACAGGGCAAAGCCCTTACTCTCCGGCGCAATATGCAGTGCGTGCAGCAGCTTGTCCGACACCGGGCGCAGGTACATACCGATCATCATTAAAATGTAATAATACAGCCCGTAGAGTACATACTTCCAACTGGCGCCGTGCCAAATGCCGTTAAAGAACCACACACAAAACAGCGCAAAGGTCATGGGCACCAAGTTGGCAAAATAATCGTTTAATTTCTTTCTGGTATGCTTACTTAAATTCATCAGCCCCTTGGACAGGGACACGGAGAAGAACACATACTCCTTGATCCACGCGCCCAGGGTAATGTGCCACCGCTGCCAAAATTCGTTGATGGTTTTGGAGAAAATAGGGCGACGGAAGTTCTCTTGCATCTCCACCCCAAACAGCTGGCCGGTGGCGCACACAATATCCATACAGCCGGAGAATTCGCAGTAGATCTGCACAGTATAAAGCAGGGTGCCCAGCAGCACCATAGACCCGGCCTGGTCGCCGTTGTCAAACACACCGGTAACAAACAGGTTGGCTCGGTCGGCAATGACCATCTTCTTAAACATACCCCAAAAGATACGCATCACCGCTTGGGCGTCTCGCTCAAAGTCAAAGCTGTGGCCCTCCACCAACCGGGGCATCATGATCTCATACTTGCCGATAGGACCCTCCGTCATTTGGGGGAAGAAGCTGAGAAACAGCGCCAGTTTGAAGAAGTTACGCTCCGGCTTGTACTTACCTCTGTACACATCCACCACATAGCTGACCGCACACAGGGTATAGTAAGAAATACCCAGGGGCAGCAGAATTTGCACCGGCTGATAGGTGCTCTTGCTGCCAAACAGCCCGGCAATGCCGTAGGCGCTCTCTCCCAGGAAATTTACATATTTTAAGGCTATTAACAACCCAAAGACGCCCAGTACCGCCACGGTGACCACCGCGCGCTTCTTGGCGTCATATTTTTTGCGAATTTGTTTCTTTTCCTCTTTGTCGGCAGCTGCCTTGCGCCGGGCTTTGCCCTGATCATTCAGGTGGCCCAGCAGCAGCCCGCCACCGTATACGATCAGGATGGCCGCCACCAGCCACAGCGTGCGCAGCCCCGCTGCCATCACATAGTAAACGGCGCTGGCGCCCAGCAACACGCACCATTTGGCCCGCTTGGGCACAATGGTATAAATCAGCAGGCTGATTCCTACAAAGAGAAAGTAAGTAACAGATGTAAATGACATAACTTGCTTACCTTATGTATAATTTTTATTCGTCCTGCAATTTTTCAATCATCTGCCACATCGCCTGGGCGGACTGAAAGTTCTCCGGCACAATCATCAGCGGGGTAATCTCCACATCAAACTCATCGCTGAGTTTTGCCACCAGCGCCATAATCGCCAGAGAGTCAAACACCTTGTCATCAATCAAGTGTGTCTCAGACTTAAAGTCTACACCGGGTTTCATTTCTTCCAAGATTTCAAGCAATTCTTCCATTTTTAGTTCTCCTTTTTCATTATATATAAATTTTTGAATGGACTTTAGTCAGCTTTGTTAAAGTATGCGGCAGCCAACGCCTTACGGTCGGTTTTGCCGTTTTGGTTGTAAGGGATGGTCTTGGCCTGAATGACCTTGGCCGGCAGCATATAGGCGGGCAACGCTGCCTGCAATGCCTGCCGCACGGTCTCCTGCTCCGCCTTCGCACCTACATAGATCAAAATCAGCTGATCCGCCGCCTGGTCGTACAAGCACACGGACACATCCACTCCCGGTTGGGCCGTGGCAGCCGCCTCAATCTCGCCCAGTTCGATCCGGTAGCCCATGTGCTTAATTTGGAAATCCCGACGAGAAAGATAAATCAGCTCGCCCCGTTCATTCCACCGCACCAGATCGCCGGTTTTATACACCCGCTCCGGATAGTGACTTTGCAGCGGATTTTGCACAAAGGCAGCCGCCGTTTTGTCCGGGTCGTTATAGTAGCCCATAGCCAGGAATGAACCTCTGGCGTACAGTTCGCCCTCCTCGCCGATTCCGGCCAGCCGCCCGTCCTCGGTAACCACAAAGCTGTCGCAATTGTCACAGGCAATGCCGATGGGCACGCTCTCCGTGTCTTTGATCTCCCGATCCACAATGTAGTAGGTGCAAATATCCGTGGTTTCCGTCGGGCCAAACAGGTTGGCAAACAGGGCGTTCGGATACTTGCTGCGCCAGTAATTCAGCTGCTTGGCAGGCATGACCTCACCGGCAAACAGCACCTTTTCAATATGCTCCGCCATCATAAAGTCCAGCACCTTTAAGTTGGCCACAATGGACAGGGCGGAGGGCACCCAATAAATGGTGTTTACCTGCCGCTCATTCAGGTAGCGGATCAGCAGAGCCGGGAAGGAGAAATACGACTTGGGGATCACATGTAACTGCGCTCCGGTGCGAATCGTAGCGTAAATATCCGTCACCGACATACTGAAATAAAAGGGCGTTTGGTTGCCGAAAATCGTCTTTTCGCTGATGCCAAAGGTATCGGCCGCCCAAGCGGAATACGCCAGCACGCTGCGATGGTTCACCACCACGCCCTTAGGGTTGCCGGTGGAGCCGGAGGTAAAAATGGCATAGGCCGGGTCCGTATCGATCATACGCCGGCGCACCGTTTGCAAAAGCTCCGGTTGTGCCTGACCGGCCGCCAGCGCTTCTGCGCTATACACCTTGCCGTCATAATCCAGTCCGGCCGGGTCATCCTTGTGGACCTCGTCACAGATCAGTGCCGTAGGCTGCAAGGTGCGCAAAATCTTATTCACCCGCTCGGCGGGCATTTCCGGATCCAGCACCACATAGAAGTTGCCGCTGTACAGCACCCCCATCAGGGTCACCAAACAGGGTGCGCCCCGCTCCATCAGCACCGCCACCGGGCAATTACGGTCTCCATTCGCGGCCAGCGCACTGCCCACGGATTCGGCAATGTTCACCACCGTTTGGTAGTCATAGCTGCACTGCTGATCTGCAAAGGCGGTCTGCCTTGGCAAACGTGCCGCAGTGCGTTCCAGTAATTCAAGTACATTTTTCATTTTGTTCACCTACTTAACAAATCGTCTTACCATTATTCAATCATAAAAACCTAAAAAGAAACGCAACAAAATCTAAAGATATGCGAAAGATTCGCCGTTCTCACCGTATTATGGTGCGTAGTACAGTTCATTGATACAATAATACACGGATAGACCCGGAAAGTCAATCTATTTTTATAAAATGACAATATTGTCACAAAAGGTCAAAGTTCGTCACAAAAAGTATCACAATTCGTGATAATTACAAATGTCGTTCCGCGGATTTTGTACAATAGCTATACTGAGTACCAAGGAGGGAATTTGCCGTGCGGCTAAAGGATTTACGAGAGGACCGGGACGAAACGCAGCGGCAAATGGCAGCCTTGCTGAATGTGGGTCAAAGCACCTATTCCATGTATGAAAACGGCCAGCGGGAGATCCCCCTGGCAGCCCTTTGCAAACTGGCAGACCACTATGATGTGACCCTGGACTACCTGGTGGGCCGCAGCGACGCACCGGGTAAGTAATCGTCTTTACAAATGCCACATTTTCTTGTATAATATACAGTAGAACACAAAAGCGTGTTCTCCGCAAATGCGGAGGCACGCCTTTTTTGCTTTCAGGGTCAGGAGGGATATGAATGGAAATCAGCAGGGATGGGCACCGAGCCCGTATGCGTGCCGCTTATCTGCAAGGCGGCGGCGACGCTATGCCGGACCACCAGTTGCTGGAATTGCTGCTGTCCATCAGCATTCCCCGCAAAGATGTAAAGCCCATTGCCTATGCGCTCATTAACCGCTTCGGCTCGCTGGAGCAGGTGTTTGCCGCCGGCGCAGCAGATCTGCAACAAGTGCCGGGCGTCGGCGAACAGACCGCCGTACAGATTCTGCTGGTACGGGATCTGAACCGGCGGATCCGTCAGAATCAAAACAAACCGGTCAAGCACCTGACGGATGCCGCCCAGTCCTGCGCCTACTTTGCCAATCTGTTACGGGACAAAACCACCGAGCAGGTGTACTTGGTCACCCTGGACGGCAGTGCCAAAATCTTGCAAACCCACGCCGTAGGCAGCGGCAGCGTCAACCTGGCCGCTGTGGATCAGCGCACTTTGATGGAACATATTCTGCGAGACAACGCCAGCGCTGTTATGCTGGCACACAACCATCCCGGCGGCAAGGCCCAACCCTCTGCGCAGGATCTGGAATTCACCATTCGTCTGCTTTCCATTCTGCGCTCCATTCATGTGCAGCTGCTGGATCATATTATCGTCAGTCCTACCGACACCTACTCCATGCGCAGCGACCCGGAGTACGGCAGCTTCTTCACCGTCAAATAACGCAATGTACAAAAGGAACCGCAGTTTAATACTGTAAAACATCTTTTTTGCAAAAAGAT comes from Oscillospiraceae bacterium and encodes:
- a CDS encoding amino acid adenylation domain-containing protein, with the protein product MKNVLELLERTAARLPRQTAFADQQCSYDYQTVVNIAESVGSALAANGDRNCPVAVLMERGAPCLVTLMGVLYSGNFYVVLDPEMPAERVNKILRTLQPTALICDEVHKDDPAGLDYDGKVYSAEALAAGQAQPELLQTVRRRMIDTDPAYAIFTSGSTGNPKGVVVNHRSVLAYSAWAADTFGISEKTIFGNQTPFYFSMSVTDIYATIRTGAQLHVIPKSYFSFPALLIRYLNERQVNTIYWVPSALSIVANLKVLDFMMAEHIEKVLFAGEVMPAKQLNYWRSKYPNALFANLFGPTETTDICTYYIVDREIKDTESVPIGIACDNCDSFVVTEDGRLAGIGEEGELYARGSFLAMGYYNDPDKTAAAFVQNPLQSHYPERVYKTGDLVRWNERGELIYLSRRDFQIKHMGYRIELGEIEAAATAQPGVDVSVCLYDQAADQLILIYVGAKAEQETVRQALQAALPAYMLPAKVIQAKTIPYNQNGKTDRKALAAAYFNKAD
- a CDS encoding MBOAT family protein — its product is MSFTSVTYFLFVGISLLIYTIVPKRAKWCVLLGASAVYYVMAAGLRTLWLVAAILIVYGGGLLLGHLNDQGKARRKAAADKEEKKQIRKKYDAKKRAVVTVAVLGVFGLLIALKYVNFLGESAYGIAGLFGSKSTYQPVQILLPLGISYYTLCAVSYVVDVYRGKYKPERNFFKLALFLSFFPQMTEGPIGKYEIMMPRLVEGHSFDFERDAQAVMRIFWGMFKKMVIADRANLFVTGVFDNGDQAGSMVLLGTLLYTVQIYCEFSGCMDIVCATGQLFGVEMQENFRRPIFSKTINEFWQRWHITLGAWIKEYVFFSVSLSKGLMNLSKHTRKKLNDYFANLVPMTFALFCVWFFNGIWHGASWKYVLYGLYYYILMMIGMYLRPVSDKLLHALHIAPESKGFALFQMVRTFLIVNVGMMLFRCHTIPQWGQSLARIFTDFDGACLTNGTVLSLGNDWQDFLIMGIGVLVVGIVEVLQEKGHTIRTELARRPVVLRYAVFLALIIGVIVFGAYGTGYETVAPIYGQF
- a CDS encoding acyl carrier protein codes for the protein MEELLEILEEMKPGVDFKSETHLIDDKVFDSLAIMALVAKLSDEFDVEITPLMIVPENFQSAQAMWQMIEKLQDE
- a CDS encoding helix-turn-helix domain-containing protein; the protein is MRLKDLREDRDETQRQMAALLNVGQSTYSMYENGQREIPLAALCKLADHYDVTLDYLVGRSDAPGK
- the radC gene encoding DNA repair protein RadC — encoded protein: MEISRDGHRARMRAAYLQGGGDAMPDHQLLELLLSISIPRKDVKPIAYALINRFGSLEQVFAAGAADLQQVPGVGEQTAVQILLVRDLNRRIRQNQNKPVKHLTDAAQSCAYFANLLRDKTTEQVYLVTLDGSAKILQTHAVGSGSVNLAAVDQRTLMEHILRDNASAVMLAHNHPGGKAQPSAQDLEFTIRLLSILRSIHVQLLDHIIVSPTDTYSMRSDPEYGSFFTVK